A genome region from Carya illinoinensis cultivar Pawnee chromosome 2, C.illinoinensisPawnee_v1, whole genome shotgun sequence includes the following:
- the LOC122301770 gene encoding uncharacterized protein LOC122301770, translated as MSIVVWNCRGLIGNPRPVRILKKLVKEKCPNLVFLVKTKAGKQRLESVRRSLKLDGCFAVDSVGLSGGIALLWKEEWEVTIINYTRWHISALVKEEVNGQSWQFTGFYGHPETAKRKGSWQLLEMLKPPTPMAWLCAGDFNEIMHQKEKQGAASRPYKQIEDFRRAVEFCGLQDLYSLGQCFTWSNNKRGRAFTKERIDRAMVNKEWNELFSSGTYTVLAAVRSDHSPLWISKHKEGNAKKKRRVCFRYEAAWDLKEECKEIVEKAWKADRMSGGGGNSVRLKLELCQRGLVQWNQKEKGQTQKDIN; from the coding sequence ATGAGCATTGTGGtgtggaactgccgagggctaaTTGGGAACCCTCGGCCAGTTAGAATCCTTAAAAAACTAGTTAAGGAGAAGTGCCCCAACCTAGTCTTTCTTGTGAAAACAAAGGCTGGGAAACAAAGACTAGAAAGTGTGAGAAGGAGCTTGAAGTTAGATGGCTGTTTTGCAGTGGATAGCGTGGGACTTAGTGGTGGGATTGCTCTACTGTGGAAAGAGGAATGGGAAGTTACAATCATTAACTACACCCGGTGGCATATCAGTGCACTAGTTAAGGAAGAAGTTAATGGACAATCATGGCAATTCACAGGATTTTATGGACATCCAGAAACAGCAAAAAGGAAAGGGAGTTGGCAATTACTTGAAATGTTAAAACCCCCCACACCTATGGCCTGGCTGTGTGCAGGAGACTTCAATGAAATCATGCACCAGAAGGAGAAACAAGGGGCTGCAAGTAGGCCTTATAAACAGATTGAGGATTTTAGGAGGGCAGTCGAGTTCTGTGGACTCCAAGACCTCTACTCACTGGGACAATGCTTTACTTGGTCCAATAACAAAAGAGGAAGGGCatttacaaaagaaagaattgatAGGGCAATGGTAAACAAGGAATGGAATGAACTGTTTAGCTCTGGCACCTATACTGTTCTAGCAGCAGTAAGGTCTGATCATTCCCCTCTATGGATCAGCAAACATAAGGAAGGCAATGCAAAAAAGAAGAGGAGAGTGTGCTTTAGATATGAGGCAGCTTGGGACCTAAAAGAGGAGTGTAAGGAGATAGTAGAAAAGGCTTGGAAGGCAGATAGAATGAGTGGAGGAGGTGGCAACTCAGTACGACTAAAACTTGAGCTATGCCAGAGGGGCTTAGTGCAGTGGAACCAGAAGGAAAAAGGGCAGACTCAAAAGGATATTAATTAG